One part of the Bacillus sp. FJAT-27916 genome encodes these proteins:
- a CDS encoding GNAT family N-acetyltransferase, which yields MEIRPSRYEDYEQLVELENSIWNDENTPMVIEWESPDEYAEQAPPGSLFVAIEKGRVAGYISLKNPTMLEANQHVWELAIGVHPDFWRSGTGSKLLAYVEERALLMDIHKICLRVLSTNKRAIAFYEKNGYLHQGRLVNEFFIGGKYVDDCLMYKLLG from the coding sequence ATGGAAATAAGGCCATCACGGTATGAGGATTATGAACAGTTAGTCGAACTAGAGAATAGCATCTGGAATGATGAGAATACGCCAATGGTCATTGAATGGGAATCACCGGATGAATATGCGGAGCAGGCTCCACCTGGAAGTCTATTTGTCGCTATCGAAAAGGGGAGGGTGGCGGGCTATATTTCCTTGAAGAACCCAACAATGCTTGAGGCAAATCAGCATGTGTGGGAGCTCGCCATTGGGGTTCATCCGGATTTCTGGCGTTCTGGCACTGGCAGCAAGCTCCTAGCTTATGTAGAGGAAAGGGCACTGCTAATGGATATCCATAAAATATGTCTCCGTGTTCTTTCCACGAATAAGCGGGCCATTGCTTTTTATGAGAAAAATGGGTACTTGCATCAAGGCAGGCTGGTGAATGAGTTTTTCATTGGCGGGAAATATGTGGATGATTGTTTAATGTATAAGCTATTAGGCTAG
- a CDS encoding M3 family oligoendopeptidase, with protein MSYSLKWDLEGIFPGGSQSAELAAKLERMHESIAVYKDEVKNFSPIKEMQEMGQLVRILEQTEEIEKAVSQVVAFLECLTAQDVHDTKADQLNGEAYSLISEFQTAFTGFTIKLVDIDDALWGELLKDPSLSEIAFYLNEKREQGKERLSEAEEALINSLKVDGYIGWSTHYDSLVKTIEIPYTDKDGREVLLSAGQAFNKMMDDPDPEVRKELFVKWEKAWHEKAPLFADTLNHLGGFRLADYKAHGVTDFMKEPLQYNRMKKETLDVMWDVIAKNKQPFVDFLNRKAQIFGKEKLSWVDVDAPIVTTEPKHYSYDEGAKFIIDNFSKFGVELPKFAEQAFENAWIEAEDRSGKRPGGFCTSFPETNESRIFMTYAGSPSGVATLAHELGHAFHSHVLNEKPFFNTEYAMNVAETASTFAEQICSDASVRAAESDAEKITLLDTKIQNAIAMFMNIHARYIFETNFYKERQKGLVSAERLDELMEAAQKESYKDALSEYHPSFWASKLHFYIAEVPFYNFPYTFGYLFSLGIYHLSLKEGKAFEEKYIALLQDTAAMTTEELAMKHLGVDLTKPDFWQAGVDLAIADVQEFLDLTK; from the coding sequence ATGAGCTATTCATTAAAATGGGATCTTGAAGGGATTTTCCCAGGAGGTTCCCAATCAGCTGAGCTTGCAGCAAAATTAGAGAGAATGCATGAATCAATAGCGGTATATAAGGACGAGGTGAAGAATTTCAGTCCGATAAAGGAAATGCAGGAGATGGGTCAGCTAGTCCGTATACTTGAGCAGACAGAGGAGATTGAGAAGGCTGTTTCTCAAGTGGTTGCTTTCTTGGAATGTCTTACCGCACAGGATGTTCATGATACGAAAGCCGACCAATTGAACGGGGAAGCCTATTCCTTGATTAGTGAGTTCCAAACGGCTTTTACTGGTTTTACCATTAAATTAGTCGATATTGATGACGCTTTATGGGGAGAGCTTTTGAAAGACCCGTCCCTTTCAGAGATTGCCTTTTACTTGAATGAAAAGCGTGAGCAAGGGAAGGAACGTTTATCCGAAGCAGAAGAAGCGCTGATTAATTCATTGAAAGTGGATGGTTACATAGGATGGAGTACGCATTATGACTCACTCGTTAAAACAATCGAGATACCTTACACAGATAAGGATGGGAGAGAGGTCCTTCTATCTGCTGGTCAGGCATTCAATAAGATGATGGATGACCCAGATCCTGAGGTCCGCAAAGAACTGTTTGTGAAATGGGAAAAGGCGTGGCATGAGAAAGCTCCTTTATTCGCAGATACATTGAACCATTTGGGCGGCTTCCGCCTGGCGGATTATAAAGCCCATGGCGTTACCGATTTCATGAAGGAGCCGCTCCAGTATAACCGTATGAAAAAAGAAACGCTTGATGTGATGTGGGATGTCATAGCTAAGAATAAACAGCCATTTGTTGATTTCCTCAACCGAAAGGCCCAAATCTTCGGTAAAGAGAAGCTTAGTTGGGTTGATGTCGATGCACCGATTGTAACGACTGAGCCAAAGCATTATTCCTACGATGAAGGGGCTAAATTTATCATCGACAATTTCTCCAAGTTTGGTGTTGAGCTTCCAAAATTTGCGGAGCAGGCATTTGAGAACGCTTGGATTGAAGCAGAGGACCGTTCAGGAAAACGTCCAGGAGGCTTTTGTACAAGCTTCCCAGAAACGAATGAATCCCGTATATTCATGACCTATGCTGGTTCTCCGAGTGGTGTCGCAACACTTGCGCATGAGCTTGGCCATGCTTTCCATAGCCATGTACTTAATGAGAAGCCATTCTTTAATACCGAATATGCGATGAATGTTGCTGAGACAGCCTCTACCTTTGCTGAGCAAATCTGCTCTGATGCAAGCGTACGAGCAGCAGAATCAGATGCTGAGAAAATCACTTTGCTTGATACGAAGATTCAAAATGCCATTGCGATGTTCATGAATATTCATGCCCGCTATATTTTTGAAACGAACTTCTATAAAGAACGTCAAAAGGGCCTCGTCTCAGCTGAACGCCTGGATGAACTGATGGAGGCAGCACAGAAGGAATCCTACAAGGATGCCTTGAGTGAATATCACCCAAGCTTCTGGGCAAGTAAATTGCATTTCTATATCGCAGAAGTGCCGTTCTATAATTTCCCGTATACCTTCGGCTATTTATTCAGCCTGGGCATCTACCATCTATCCTTGAAGGAAGGGAAAGCCTTTGAGGAGAAATACATTGCCCTCCTTCAGGATACAGCGGCAATGACCACAGAGGAATTGGCGATGAAACATCTTGGTGTAGACTTGACTAAGCCTGATTTCTGGCAGGCAGGTGTTGACCTCGCTATTGCCGATGTTCAAGAATTCCTTGATTTAACGAAATAA
- a CDS encoding C40 family peptidase — MRYMKAVTFAAAALMTTAFADEAQASTSYTVKKGDTLSAIAGKYNTTVSKIMQWNNLKSTVIYPNQKLTIGTSSATSSSTSSSSSSSSNTTYTVKAGDTLYEIAKKHSTTVSNLKSWNDISGSIIYPKQVLIVSKSASSAPNTNSSSGTSSTSSSGTYTVKSGDTLSAIAKKYNVSVSQLMSWNNKTKTLIYPNEVLKVKKSASTTTSGGSSGSSSSTSSSSAATPATYTVKSGDTLSAIAKKYKLTVSQIKSQNGLSSDIIYIGQKLKLSTSTDSMSSVSKPSSGSTTAQQTIGNSAFTSSLISIAKSMIGTKYVWGGSSASGVDCSGFIYYVLNKAGYSISRYSAQGYYDRSYYVNTPKPGDIIFFSGTYKPGISHLGIYLGNNEFIHADNQGVRITSTSNSYYKKYFDCYKRLYDK, encoded by the coding sequence ATGAGGTATATGAAAGCTGTAACCTTTGCTGCCGCAGCATTGATGACGACAGCCTTTGCAGATGAAGCACAGGCTTCGACATCATACACGGTCAAAAAAGGGGATACACTTTCAGCGATTGCCGGCAAATACAATACAACTGTGTCAAAAATCATGCAGTGGAATAATCTCAAATCAACGGTAATCTATCCGAACCAAAAACTAACGATCGGCACAAGCTCTGCAACTAGCTCTTCCACATCGAGCAGTTCGAGCAGTTCCAGCAACACAACGTACACGGTAAAAGCCGGGGACACCCTATACGAGATTGCCAAGAAACATTCAACAACTGTCAGCAATCTAAAAAGCTGGAATGATATTTCTGGCTCTATTATTTATCCAAAGCAAGTATTAATCGTATCGAAGAGCGCTTCGTCAGCACCCAATACAAACAGCTCTTCTGGTACAAGCAGCACATCATCTTCCGGCACCTATACGGTTAAATCAGGTGATACTCTATCCGCAATTGCCAAGAAGTATAACGTATCTGTATCGCAATTGATGTCATGGAACAACAAGACCAAAACGCTGATTTATCCTAATGAGGTGCTAAAGGTAAAAAAGAGCGCTTCAACGACCACTTCAGGCGGTTCATCAGGCAGCTCATCGAGCACTTCTTCGAGTTCAGCTGCGACACCGGCTACTTATACAGTCAAGAGCGGTGACACATTGTCTGCCATCGCCAAAAAGTACAAATTGACTGTTTCACAAATCAAGTCACAAAATGGTCTTAGCTCTGATATCATCTATATAGGCCAGAAATTAAAGCTTTCAACATCAACCGATTCCATGTCATCCGTTTCAAAGCCTTCAAGCGGCTCAACAACGGCTCAGCAAACGATTGGCAATTCGGCATTTACATCATCACTAATCTCGATTGCCAAAAGCATGATTGGTACGAAATATGTGTGGGGCGGATCCTCCGCATCCGGTGTAGACTGCAGCGGGTTCATATATTATGTGTTGAATAAGGCTGGCTACAGCATAAGCCGCTATTCAGCACAAGGGTATTATGACCGCTCATATTACGTTAATACACCGAAACCTGGGGATATCATTTTCTTCTCCGGCACCTATAAGCCTGGCATTTCCCATTTAGGAATCTATCTTGGCAATAACGAGTTCATCCACGCCGATAATCAAGGCGTTCGCATTACCAGCACATCAAACAGTTATTATAAGAAATATTTCGATTGCTACAAACGACTCTATGATAAATAA